The following proteins are encoded in a genomic region of Musa acuminata AAA Group cultivar baxijiao chromosome BXJ2-11, Cavendish_Baxijiao_AAA, whole genome shotgun sequence:
- the LOC135627117 gene encoding uncharacterized protein LOC135627117, which yields MGLQWVILGAVVAAEAAVAALLILPAPRVIKSRIVALASLFLQPGAGILPFSAFQLLDLHWKNEHRLMCTSDVCTIEERTRYEKSIFKAQRNIILCVLACLLYWCIFRICKYHKEIRELEEVEKRLKDQ from the exons atggggttgCAGTGGGTGATCTTGGGTGCGGTGGTAGCAGCGGAGGCGGCAGTGGCGGCGCTGCTAATCCTCCCCGCTCCGCGGGTCATCAAGTCGCGGATCGTAGCCTTAGCGTCGCTTTTCCTCCAGCCCGGCGCCGGCATCCTTCCTTTCTCCGCCTTCCAGTTATTGG ATTTGCACTGGAAGAACGAGCACCGGCTGATGTGCACCTCCGACGTCTGTACCATCGAAGAGAGGACTCGATACGAGAAATCT ATATTTAAGGCACAAAGAAACATCATTCTGTGTGTCTTGGCTTGTCTCCTTTATTG GTGTATCTTCCGCATTTGCAAATATCACAAAGAGATTAGGGAATTGGAAGAAGTTGAGAAGCGTCTGAAAGATCAGTAG